CAATACCCAACGCTTCCTGCCAAGGTATACCTGAACCTAAACAAAGGTCAAAAACGAAATAGGCGTTAAGCCCCATACCCGGAGCCAATACAACAGGATAATTCGTAAAATATGCCATGCAGAACGTCGCGAGTGCACTGGATAGGCAAGTCGCAACCATAACGGCACCATAATCCATACCAGACTGCGAAAGCATTGCGGGTTGCACGAAGATTATATATGAAATGGTCATAAAATTCGTGAGACCGGCAACGAATTCGCGTCTCAACGAAGTGCCGCTTTCTTTTAACGCAAATAGCTTTTCAAGTATCATCTTCCCTCCTTTATTGGTGGTCAGTAGTCAGCGGTCAGCAATCAGGAGAATAACCATCAGAAAAAGGGTTCCGATGCGCATTAAGCATCTCTTTCTGAAACTGATAGCCATTTTGTGGCAGTCAAGGGAACCATGTATACCAGAACCCTTCTTTGCTGATAGCCGATGGCTGATGGCTATTAAAAATTTGGTTGAAGCACACCATAAGGCAATTGCTCTCCTTTCAAACCTGCGAGCAAATTCTCCATTGCCATTGTCATCATCTTCATCCGCGTTTGGACAGTTGCGCTCCCAAGGTGTGGGGCAACAATAACATTGTCCAAACTGAGAAGCGGATGGTCGGTATTAATCGGTTCTGGTTCGGTTACATCGACGGCTGCACCTGCAATCTGTCCCTGCTTAAGTGCATCATATAAAGCGTAGTGATCAACGACGGGACCTCTCGCGATATTGACTAAAATGGCTGTCTTTTTCATCAAAGCAAGTTCTGCTTCGCCGATGAGGTGTGTTGTTTCTTCGGTTAACGGGACGTGAAGCGTCACGAAATCGGAGACTTCCAATAGATTTTCAAGTGTTCCGTATTCTACACCGAGTTCTTGTTCCCAATCGGGTCGACGTTCACGTTTGTAATAAAGGACACGCATATCAAAGGCTCTGGCACGTTTGGCAACCGCATGCCCAATGCGTCCCATACCTACAATCCCCAAAGTGGAATGATGTACATCAGTTCCCCAGAGGATGTTTGGGTCATAGTAATGCCACTGTTTATCAACTTGGACATGGTTATAGGCAGGAACAATATTTCGAGCAGTGGCAAGCAGGAGTGCCATGGTCATATCGGCGGTGGTATCACTGAGAACCCCCGGTGTATGTCCAACCGCGATCCCGCGTTCTCTACACGCTTCAACATGGACGTGGTCATAACCGACTCCGACGACAGAGATCGCTTTGAGATTCGGTGCTGTAGCAATCATCTCTGGAGAGACAGGCTCATGCCCATAAGTCATTAACCCATCAAGTGGCGGAATTCTATCTGCGATAGGCGGCAAAATGGCGCTCGTGTGCCACATATCGACCTCACATTCTTCTGCTATCTTCGCGCGGATCTCTTCCCGGATAGGACGCGTAACAAAGACTTTAAATTTCGACAAAGCATTCCTCCTTTAATAGCCATCAGCCGTCAGTGCGGATTTTTCAAAAAATCCTTTCAGCAATCGGTAAAGAGATTATCGTTTAACAAAAGTCTCTTGTGACTGACCGCTGATGCCTGATTGCTGACAGCCATTCCTATGATCTGCGATAAAAAATCCGTATCGGTGTGCCGTGAAATCCGAATTCCTTCCGAATACTGTTGACAAGGTACGCATCATAGGGCTGCTGGACGCGATGGATATTCCGTCCGAAGATTAAGAAAGTAGGGGGTTTAGTTTCTACCTGTGTAATATATTTAAGTGCGGGACGTACACCTTTAACCCGCGGCGGTGGATGTGCACTACGCAATTCTAAAAGCAATTCGTTGAGTGCCGGTGTAGGGATGTGTGTACAATACTCACGGTATACCTCAAGAGCAGTCGTTAATACTTGGGTAACGCGTTGTCCAGTTAGCGCCGAAGTAAAGACACGTGGAACATAGCCGAGTTGCGGAAGTTGAGCATCTATCGCATCCATAAACGTTGGATGTGTTGTATTGTCCTTATCAACCAGATCCCACTTGTTCATGACTAAAACGGAGGCTTTCCCTTGTCGTTCGATGAAATTAGCGATAGTCTTATCCTGTTGCGCTACCTCTTGGGTTACATCCAGCACAAGTACAGCGATGTCGCTCTGGCGAATACTGTGTATCGCGCGTTGTACGGTTGCGGATTCAAGCTCATCTTTGATAGTGGATTTACGCCGCATTCCTGCCGTATCAACGACCTCAAAAGGGATATTGTCGTGAACGATTCGAATATTCACTGCATCGCGCGTGGTACCGGGTCGGTCATCAACAATCATTCTATCTTCACCTAACAAACTGTTGATAAACGAAGATTTTCCGACATTCGGTCTGCCAACAATAGCGATTTTCATTGTGGCAGGCGCGTCGTGAACAGTTTCGTCGATCTCTGGAAGGACTTCAACAACGCGGTCAAGGAGTTCCCGAATCCCATCGTTTTGGACGCACGATGTCCACATCAGCTCTGTCAATCCGAGTGCGTAAAACTCGGCGGCTTCATTGTGAAATCTGTCGCTGTCTACCTTATTGACGACGAGGAAGATAGGTTTACCAGCGATTCTGAGTTTATCAACGACAACTCTATCGTGTGGCATGATACCAACTCGTGCGTCAACGACAAAAAGGACAAGACTCGCTTCAGCCAAGGCAGCATCCACCTGTGCTTGAACATTATCAATGAGTCGGTCATCGGGATCAACGTCCAAACCGCCGGTGTCAACGATAGTAAAAGCTCGGTCTGCCCATTCTACGTCAGCGTAGTTCCTGTCGCGCGTCACGCCCGGAGTATCATGAACGACAGCGTATCGGCGATCAGCTTTCAGTCGCCGACTTTCAACTTTATAGTCTTCAGTTTCCAGTTTTAGGTCATCAGTTAAAGAGGACTCCGATTCAACAGGATCATTTCTTAACCGATCACCACGCTTCTGCCGGCGGCTATTTCCAGTGATTCGATTGAAAAGTGACGATTTCCCGACGTTCGGTCTGCCGACGATCGCAACAATGGGTCGCACGGTTTCCATATTTTTAATGTTCCTTGCGGTTCGGTGAGGTGAGTTTCAGGTTTAGAGTGCGTTTCCGTATACCTGCGGAAACGCCCAAGCAAACCCCTCCACTACGTTACGGACTATACGATTTTGGACTACACAAAGAACCTGCGCGTAATAAAATGGAGCGCAGTCCAGGAACCCCGACATTAAAAGCCTTGCGGTTCGTTCAGGTCGGTTTTACGACGGAAGTCGTTTTCGTATATCCAGCCCGGCGCGATGCTTGGGTTTACCTGTTCTAACTTACGTAACGATTAGGTTATTGACGGGCGATGAAGGATTTCCCTCCTACAAATGCCCTCCACCCTGTTACGGATTTTCCGTAGCATCGTTGGCTGAGTTAACTTCCAAGCGTCCATCTGTCGCTACAGATTGAGAAACTGCAATAACCGATTTTACCACAACAATAATAGGTATTGCAAGCAATACCCCCCAAAATCCGAGTACA
This region of Candidatus Poribacteria bacterium genomic DNA includes:
- a CDS encoding D-glycerate dehydrogenase, translated to MSKFKVFVTRPIREEIRAKIAEECEVDMWHTSAILPPIADRIPPLDGLMTYGHEPVSPEMIATAPNLKAISVVGVGYDHVHVEACRERGIAVGHTPGVLSDTTADMTMALLLATARNIVPAYNHVQVDKQWHYYDPNILWGTDVHHSTLGIVGMGRIGHAVAKRARAFDMRVLYYKRERRPDWEQELGVEYGTLENLLEVSDFVTLHVPLTEETTHLIGEAELALMKKTAILVNIARGPVVDHYALYDALKQGQIAGAAVDVTEPEPINTDHPLLSLDNVIVAPHLGSATVQTRMKMMTMAMENLLAGLKGEQLPYGVLQPNF
- the der gene encoding ribosome biogenesis GTPase Der encodes the protein METVRPIVAIVGRPNVGKSSLFNRITGNSRRQKRGDRLRNDPVESESSLTDDLKLETEDYKVESRRLKADRRYAVVHDTPGVTRDRNYADVEWADRAFTIVDTGGLDVDPDDRLIDNVQAQVDAALAEASLVLFVVDARVGIMPHDRVVVDKLRIAGKPIFLVVNKVDSDRFHNEAAEFYALGLTELMWTSCVQNDGIRELLDRVVEVLPEIDETVHDAPATMKIAIVGRPNVGKSSFINSLLGEDRMIVDDRPGTTRDAVNIRIVHDNIPFEVVDTAGMRRKSTIKDELESATVQRAIHSIRQSDIAVLVLDVTQEVAQQDKTIANFIERQGKASVLVMNKWDLVDKDNTTHPTFMDAIDAQLPQLGYVPRVFTSALTGQRVTQVLTTALEVYREYCTHIPTPALNELLLELRSAHPPPRVKGVRPALKYITQVETKPPTFLIFGRNIHRVQQPYDAYLVNSIRKEFGFHGTPIRIFYRRS